One genomic window of Medicago truncatula cultivar Jemalong A17 chromosome 1, MtrunA17r5.0-ANR, whole genome shotgun sequence includes the following:
- the LOC11416346 gene encoding delta(8)-fatty-acid desaturase 1 yields the protein MVTQTEPLLKPTYISLQELQKHNTRGDAWISIDGKIYDVSKWANHHPGGELPLLNLAGQDVTDAFLAFHPPSAYKHLQNFATGSYLRDYVVSDVSRDYRALFSELTKLGLFEEKGHGVLLLLSIISVMFFVSVYGVLFCDSAVVHVLSGGLMGLLWIQSGWIGHDSGHYQVMVNRKWNQFMQILSGNVLAGISIEWWKWNHNAHHLACNSLDFDPDLQHLPFFVVSSKFFTSLTSCFYGRKMNFDSFARFLVSYQHWSYYPVMCFARLNLFAQSFFLLFSNRKVPNRKMELLGLALFWIWYPLLVSCLPNWGERVLFVLASFCVTGIQHVQFTLNHFSASVYVGPPTAHDWFEKQAHGTLDVKCSSWMDWFHGGLQFQIEHHLFPRLPRCNLRKISPLVKDLCKKHNLPYNCVSFWKANVLTIQTLRNAALQARDLTKPVPRNLVWEAVNTHG from the coding sequence ATGGTAACACAAACTGAACCGTTGCTAAAACCAACCTACATTTCATTGCAAGAACTTCAAAAACACAACACTCGCGGCGATGCATGGATCTCCATTGACGGCAAGATCTACGACGTTTCAAAATGGGCCAACCACCATCCCGGCGGCGAGCTTCCTCTCCTCAACCTCGCCGGCCAAGATGTCACCGATGCATTCCTCGCTTTCCACCCTCCATCCGCTTACAAACACCTCCAAAACTTTGCCACTGGCAGTTACCTACGTGACTACGTCGTCTCTGACGTCTCACGTGACTATCGTGCCCTTTTCTCCGAACTAACCAAACTGGGTTTGTTCGAAGAGAAAGGACACGGTGTTTTACTTTTACTGTCCATTATTTCTGTTATGTTCTTTGTCAGTGTTTATggtgttttgttttgtgataGCGCGGTTGTGCACGTGCTTTCTGGAGGATTAATGGGTCTTCTTTGGATTCAAAGTGGTTGGATTGGTCATGATTCTGGTCATTATCAGGTTATGGTTAACCGGAAATGGAATCAGTTTATGCAGATTCTTTCTGGTAATGTTCTTGCTGGTATAAGCATTGAATGGTGGAAATGGAATCATAATGCACACCATCTTGCTTGTAATAGTCTTGATTTTGATCCTGATCTTCAACATTtacctttttttgttgtttcctcCAAGTTCTTCACTTCACTAACTTCttgtttttatggaagaaagATGAATTTTGATTCTTTTGCTAGGTTCTTGGTTAGTTACCAGCATTGGAGTTATTATCCTGTTATGTGTTTTGCTAGGCTTAATTTGTTTGCTCaatctttctttttgttgttttctaaTAGAAAAGTGCCTAATAGAAAGATGGAACTTTTAGGGTTGGCTCTGTTTTGGATTTGGTACCCTTTGTTGGTTTCTTGTTTACCTAATTGGGGTGAGAGGGTTTTATTTGTGCTTGCTAGTTTTTGTGTGACTGGGATTCAACATGTTCAGTTTACTTTGAATCATTTTTCGGCTAGTGTTTATGTTGGTCCACCGACGGCTCATGATTGGTTTGAGAAGCAAGCTCATGGAACTCTTGATGTGAAGTGTTCTTCTTGGATGGATTGGTTTCATGGTGGTTTGCAGTTTCAGATTGAGCATCATTTGTTTCCGCGTCTTCCACGATGTAATTTGAGGAAGATTTCACCTTTGGTTAAGGATCTGTGCAAGAAACATAATCTTCCTTACAATTGTGTGTCTTTCTGGAAGGCTAATGTGCTTACTATTCAGACTTTGAGGAATGCGGCTTTGCAGGCGAGGGATCTTACTAAACCAGTTCCTAGAAATTTAGTTTGGGAAGCTGTTAATACTCATGGATGA
- the LOC11411531 gene encoding pathogen-associated molecular patterns-induced protein A70: MLEQSLTSSSPTFWAGLYSWFTPTIFFLLLQLVIATIYITSTLANATQKHLQQQDPNFQQPHHQQLFRSPSVLQRLKSINFYSYQPYRSQQEQPQQYQQLQTYENEIHVPQLARSPSVLQRLKSINLYSYLPTQPFTTKLSPDNSNNVFTHETHKQHVEVKETEEEHEEDDVLGHIRDNLGGSYEEEGHVSIEEVFMKLQGQGGNFTRTHSDTKPDSGEVPVKLSRKMKKSASSKSAFSHFKEDDIVEKRRPATVKEAKVVPAAVDEDELVDSKADDFINKFKQQLKLQRIDSIMRYKDMINKGSSK; the protein is encoded by the coding sequence ATGTTGGAACAATCATtaacatcatcatcaccaaCATTCTGGGCTGGTCTCTACAGCTGGTTTACTCCCaccatcttcttcctcctccttcAACTTGTCATAGCTACCATTTACATCACTTCCACTCTTGCCAATGCCACCCAAAAACATCTCCAACAACAAGATCCTAACTTTCAACAACCCCATCACCAACAACTCTTTAGATCTCCTTCTGTTTTACAAAGACTCAAATCCATCAACTTTTACTCTTACCAACCTTATAGATCCCAACAAGAACAACCTCAACAATATCAACAACTTCAAACGTACGAAAATGAAATCCATGTTCCTCAACTTGCTAGATCTCCTTCTGTTTTACAAAGACTCAAATCCATTAACCTTTATAGTTACTTACCTACACAACCCTTCACTACAAAGCTCTCACCCGACAACAGTAACAACGTTTTCACTCATGAAACTCATAAACAACACGTGGAAGTTAAGGAAACAGAGGAGGAACATGAGGAAGATGATGTTTTGGGACATATAAGAGACAACCTAGGAGGAAGCTACGAAGAAGAGGGACATGTTTCTATAGAAGAGGTTTTCATGAAGTTGCAAGGCCAAGGAGGTAATTTCACAAGGACACATTCAGACACTAAGCCGGATTCCGGGGAGGTTCCGGTGAAGCTGTcgaggaagatgaagaaatcTGCTAGCAGTAAATCTGCTTTTTCACATTTTAAGGAAGATGACATTGTGGAGAAACGCCGGCCAGCCACCGTGAAAGAGGCGAAGGTTGTTCCGGCTGCAGTGGATGAGGATGAGTTGGTTGATTCTAAGGCTGATGATTTCATCAACAAGTTTAAGCAGCAGTTGAAGTTGCAGAGGATTGATTCTATTATGAGGTATAAGGATATGATTAACAAAGGAAGTAGCAAGTAA
- the LOC11409181 gene encoding cytosolic Fe-S cluster assembly factor NBP35 codes for MENGDIPEDANEHCPGPQSDSAGKSDACEGCPNQQICATAPKGPDPDMVAIAERMATVKHKILVLSGKGGVGKSTFSAQLAFALAARDFQVGLLDIDICGPSIPKMLGLEGQEIHQSNLGWSPVYVESNLGVMSIGFMLPHPDEAVIWRGPRKNGLIKQFLKDVYWGELDFLIVDAPPGTSDEHISIVQCLDAANVDGAIIVTTPQQVSLIDVKKEVNFCKKVGVKVLGVVENMSGLSQPISNLKFMKITDNGEMKDVTEWISEYMKEKAPEMLNLIACSEVFDSSGGGALKMCNEMAVPFLGKVPLDPQLCKAAEEGRSCFADKDCVVSAPALQKIIDKLMETSGLSMTESNGV; via the exons ATGGAGAACGGAGATATACCCGAGGATGCCAACGAGC ATTGCCCAGGTCCTCAGTCTGATTCTGCTGGAAAATCTGATGCATGTGAAGGTTGCCCAAATCAGCAAATTTGCGCCACTGCCCCTAAAGGACCTGACCCTG ATATGGTTGCCATTGCCGAAAGAATGGCCACTGTGAAACATAAGATACTGGTCTTGTCAGGAAAGGGAGGTGTTGGCAAGAGCACATTTTCTGCCCAGCTGGCATTTGCGTTAGCTGCAAGGGATTTTCAAGTTGGTCTTCTGGACATTGATATTTGTGGTCCAAGCATCCCAAAGATGCTTGGCCTAGAAGGTCAAGAGATACACCAGAGCAACCTTGGTTGGTCCCCTGTCTATGTTGAGTCTAATCTTGGGGTCATGTCAATTGGGTTCATGCTTCCTCATCCAGACGAAGCTGTTATATGGAGAGGTCCACGCAAAAATGGGCTTATCAAGCAGTTTTTAAAAGACGTTTATTGGGGTGAACTTGATTTTCTAATTGTTGATGCTCCACCTGGAACCTCAGATGAACACATTTCAATTGTTCAATGCTTGGATGCTGCTAATGTAGATGGTGCAATCATAGTTACCACTCCTCAACAAGTCTCTCTCATTGATGTGAAAAAAGAAGTGAATTTTTGCAAGAAAGTTGGAGTGAAAGTTCTTGGGGTTGTAGAGAATATGAGTGGCCTGTCCCAGCCCATCTCAAATCTCAAGTTTATGAAGATTACAGATAATGGTGAGATGAAAGATGTTACGGAGTGGATATCGGAGTACATGAAAGAAAAAGCGCCCGAAATGCTGAATTTAATCGCCTGCAGTGAAGTATTTGATAGTAGCGGTGGTGGAGCGTTGAAGATGTGTAACGAGATGGCGGTACCCTTTCTTGGTAAGGTTCCTTTAGATCCACAGCTTTGCAAGGCAGCCGAAGAAGGCAGATCCTGCTTTGCAGATAAAGATTGTGTTGTGAGCGCTCCAGCGTTACAAAAGATTATAGATAAGCTGATGGAAACTAGTGGGCTGTCAATGACGGAAAGTAATGGAGTGTAG
- the LOC11412548 gene encoding uncharacterized protein translates to MMMIQNWMVAHATKQQQQLRRLKITTHRVIVATFLFSISFFLFSPKIPRSPTHHQFADLRNLLGVPNTLNVITNFPFLVVGVLGLVLTLEGGFFTISSQAETWAWILFYAGIIGVAFGSVYYHLKPDNNRVLWDTLPMMVAYSSLFSSLVIERIGQRIGLCCMCALLFAAFTCVLYERIYDDIRLCLMFQFILPLAIAAAAFVYPSNYTHARYWFSSIGVYLLAKFEAVSDKKLYRANNYVISGHSLEHLCLALIPFLLSVMLIYRERKLKRLGDVKDQL, encoded by the exons atgatgatgatacagAATTGGATGGTGGCACATGCaaccaaacaacaacagcaatTGAGAAGATTGAAGATAACAACTCATCGTGTTATTGTAGCTACATTTCTATTCTCTATctccttctttctcttctctcccaAAATTCCACGCTCTCCCACTCACCACCAATTCGCTGACTTGCGCAATCTTCTTG GTGTCCCAAACACATTGAATGTGATCacaaattttccatttttagtTGTGGGTGTTCTTGGTTTAGTTCTTACTCTTGAAGGAGGATTTTTTACCATAAG TTCTCAAGCTGAGACTTGGGCTTGGATACTATTTTATGCTGGAATTATAGGGGTGGCTTTTGGCTCTGTTTATTACCATTTGAAGCCTGATAACAATAGAGTCTTGTGGGACACTTTGCCG ATGATGGTGGCATATTCCTCACTTTTCTCTAGTTTGGTTATTGAGAGAATTGGCCAGCGGATCGGGTTGTGTTGTATGTGTGCCCTCCTTTTCGCAGCCTTtacttgtgtactttatgaaCG AATTTATGATGATATTCGGCTCTGCTTGATGTTCCAGTTCATTCTTCCTTTAGCTATTGCAGCAGCTGCATTTGTATATCCCTCCAACTATACTCACGCAAGATATTGGTTTTCATCAATAG GGGTTTATCTGCTAGCAAAATTCGAAGCTGTTTCTGACAAGAAACTCTACCGTGCAAATAACTACGTTATCAGCGGGCACTCTTTGGAACATTTGTGCTTAGCGCTTATCCCGTTTTTACTTAGTGTGATGCTCATCTACAGGGAGCGTAAGTTAAAAAG ATTAGGAGATGTTAAAGATCAGCTTTGA